Part of the Gilliamella sp. wkB7 genome is shown below.
TTACTGAATAGTGAATTGGTGGAGCTGGCGGGAGTTGAACCCGCGTCCGAAATCTCTACATCCTTGGTACTACATGCGTAGTTTGTCTTTGAGTTTCGCTTACCCGCTGCGGACAAACACGCCACTGATAAACTAGCTTGATTAAATTTAATGCTTCCGCCCCAAGCAAGGCTTCCACACGATCTCGTTTTGGGTTTGACTCCTCTTGATCCCCGTCCTACGAGCGGAGGCTAGGGAGAGAAGGCTCTATGCAGGTTATTAAGCTGCTAGTGCGTAGTTTTCGTCGTTTGCGACTATTTTTTTGCGGTTTATTTACGAGGCCTACCGCACCTCGGCATGCACCTTGGGTTTCGCAAATCCCGTCGAATCCAGAATCAGCCCCAATTGTGATATGTAACTTAATACAATATCAGGGCATTATATGTGAATTCAAGATGTAATACAAGTTAACCTGCCTTGTGATTAATCCTGTTTTTATTGTTTTTTTCGTCTTTCAATGTAGTAAGATTATCAATTGTTCCCTTTTGCGATTTTATAACAGTATTTAACACCTACTGATCCAACATGTAGTAATATTAAAACTTTAGTTTGTACTGAATCAGTGATCCATATAAGTTGTTATTTAGTGGTAGCGAGGGAATAATAATGACGATATCCATCCCTCGTTTCGGTAGATTAATAGACGTTATGCGTTCTTTGCGCTAGTTCTTTGATAATGTCAGGATAAATTTTTTCTAAAGTATAAAAGCGTAATAATATAATAGTGATAGCACTTAATATTAAAGGTGAATAAATAAATAATATTTGTAAGGTCGTTAGTACGCTTTCTGGTTGATTTGCAACATCATCGGTAGCAATGTAACCCGCCATACCTAATACCCAACCAATGCCTCCGGAAGCGATACCACTTCCTAATATGGCACTGAAACTTCCGCCACTATAGACTAATCCATCATTTCTAATACCAAATTTCCATTCACCATAATCTATTGTGTTGGCTAACATGGAATATGCATTTCCCATAATTGGCGCAAAACCAGCACCACGTAATATTGTTCCTATTATTGCAACATTCGTATCTTGAGGGGCAACGGCCATGATGGTGCTTCCTAAGATAATTGTGGCCATACCGACAATGATAAATGTTAATCGGCTCATGATTTTTAGAATATAAGCTGAACACATCAATACAACAACTAACGGTAAAGCAAAAGCCATATTGATTAAACCGATAAGTTGACTATCGGCTAATAGATATTTTGCATAGTAAACACCAACTCCATTGATAAGTCCTAGGATACTAAAACTCACTAGCATGGTAAAAAACATAGTTACCCAATATTTATTAGCAAGAAGAGTTTTTAATGAAACACCAATAGATGGTGCATTGTAATTAAATTGGTTAATTGGTTTAATACGTTCTTTAGTATTAAAAAAAGTATAGAAGAAAGTAATAATTAAAATTGCAGCATAAATTATCATAGTAAACTGCCAACCGCGTTCACCTCCTCCAAAAAAATTGACCAAAGGTAAGGTAATATAAGGAATAATTAGCATGCTAGCAAAATAGCAAAGCATACGATATGTATTCAAGCGACTACGTTGGTAAGAATTTTGAGTCATTAATGCTGCAAGCGTACCATAGGGTATATTACTCGAAGTATAAATAATCCAATGTATGTTGAGCGTAATGGCGGCAAAAATTAATAATGCAAATTCACTCCAATTTTCTGGTGCACTAAATACCATTATCAATGATAGACCGAATGGAATGGTTGACCATAAAATCCATGCTCGAGCTTTACCATGTTTACTTTTAGTTCTATCAACAATATAGCCCATAACCACATTAATCACAGCATCAAAAACGCGTGAAAATAGTAGCACTGCACCTAATAAAGTCGCCGAAACCCCCACAATATCGGTATAGTAGTAAAGTGCGAAAGTTCCAACGGTAACTCCCGAGAACCCTGTTGCAAAATCTCCTAATCCATAGGCAAGTTTTTCTTTAAATGAGATGTCATGGTCAGACATTTGACCATTATTATCCGTTACTGTTGTGTTCATTATGATATCTCCAGAGAAGTTTCCAAGTTCAGATTACTGGTGATAGTCGCCTATCTAAACCAAGGCTTTTAGCCTATTCAATGACGAAAGCCTTGATAATGATGATCATCTAACTTGTTAGTTAAACGGTCTAATAAGCGCTATTACCATTTTTCTGGAAAACATCCTTCATTTGAAAAAGTATTATTTTTACAACTTAATGTTCCATCACTTACAGCAATTGCTAATCCACTTCCTAATTGATCATAACCTCGGACATTAAGTGCAGTACCATCAATGTACAAAGTAAATAGCGTATCATCAGCAATGATCTGTACGTTATATTCTCGATCAGCCTCAAGATGAATAGGGCGCTCTAAACCTTTATTCATCACACGATACCAAGGGTAACAAGGGGTCTTATCAAAAGTTAATCGGTTATCGACAAGTGAAAAAATAAAGTCATATGATTCCCCAGTTTGTTTATCTTTCATTAAACGTATTGAAAAATCACGAGTACCTTTACTGAATTTCACTGTAGTTGAAAAACGGAATGTTTTGCCTGTATTTTCAATTAATAATTGTTCTTGACGTGCGAAAGGTGAATTAATCGAAAAATCATCAAGTTTTTTAGGATGAGTAAAACAGTTCCATAAACTATCAACGACTTTCACTCCTAAAGTATGATCGGGTTTTTGATAAACTTCATGAGGAACAAAAGTACCTGCCCATTGGAAATTTTTTAAATCATCGTTATCTTCTTTTGTTGGTACCCAACCAAAAAGAATACGACGTTTACCATCAAATGCAGTTCTTGCTGCATAGTATGCTCGACCATCAAAAGCATCGTCAGCAGGTGTAATCCATGGTCCTTCTAAAGATTGGCTCATTACGTAGCGTGTTTTACTTTGATCACTGTATTCGGTATAAACCAAATACCACCAATTACCGATTTTAAATAAGTCTGGCATTTCAATCATGGTATATTTACCTGCCACCCAAAAATCACCTTGGAATTGCCAATTTTTTAAATCTTTCGAAGTGAAAGCAACAACTCGACCTGATTGTTCAGTTTTAGGACCTTGTAATCTTGCACCTAAAATTAATAGATACTCTTGTTTTTCATCGTTCCAAATAACCCAAGGATCTCGCCAATCACTGATATCATAACCTGCTTGAGGTGTTAATGTTATAAGTTCAGAGGATTTATGCCATGTTTTAAAATCATCACTCCAAGCATGTAATAAGACTTGTGATGTTTTTCCTTCTTTTTCCCAATTACGGTTGTAACCAGTATAAAAAGCATGTCCCTTACCTTCTGCCTCAAACACACAACCAGCATAAATAAACTGATCGACATCTTGTTCCCCACCTTTTTTTATTGAATCACCAAGATTTTGGTAATTAACAAAATCAGTTGTAGTCGCAAGCGACCAACCGAATGGTTCTCCAAATGGGCATGGATTTCGATTATCACGTTGATCGTAAAGATAAAAAGTACCATCTTTACCAAATGGCATTATATCGCCAACCCAGAACCCTTTTGGTTGATAATGTAATTTTTGCATTTTTTACTCCTTCTTTTTTAACATGGACAAATGACATTACATTGTCATTTACTTTGATAATTTTTTATTTCATTTCATGTCAACCGCGTTCATATGTCAACCGAGACCACAGCTAAAATGATAATTTTGTGAGAGACATCACTTATTAGAAAGTAGTTTTGTGATGGATATCACTAAAAAAGAGGAAGGCCAAGGTTTAAATCAATTCAATTACAATGATTTACGCCATAGCAAAAAGCATTATAATTATTGGATATAATATAAATTTTAATTAAAGGATGATTATGAAATTAAGCAGAGATGATGTTGCTAAGTTGGCAGGGGTTTCCGCAACCACTGTATCAAGAGTATTAAACAATCGTGGGTACATCAGTGCAACAACTCGACAGCGAGTTCAAGATGCTATGGAAACGTTGGGTTACTACCCTAATGAATTAGCACGTTCATTATCGAATAATAAAAGTAATTTGATTGGTTTAATTTTTCCAAGTTTAACCAACCCCTTTCAAATGGAATTAATCAGTTATTTAGAAAGAATATTATCTCGAAAAGGTTACAAAATATTAATTTGCAATAGCCATCATAACCAAGAAGAGGAAAAGAATTTTTTAACTATGTTAAGACGCCATCAGGTTGAAGGGGTAATTGTAAACTCTATGAATGAAAATTTAGCTGATTACCTAATACCTGATCTGAATATTGTTTCCATTGATCGCAAAATTAATGAAACAATACCGGTTATTTCATGTGATAACTATGCTGGTGGTTATCTGGCCAGTCAATATCTAATCAATCAAGGTTGTAAAGATATTCTTTATATTGGTTCTATTACAAATGACAAACATGTTGATATGGATGCTAATAAACGTTATCAAGCTTATAAAGATAGTATTAAACTCGCAGGAATTAAACCAATTACTCTTGATATGGATTTTTCAATTAGTTATCGGGAAAAGTATCAATTGATTAAGGAGCGTTTACAGACCCAACTCATTGATGGAGTTTTAGCTGACGATTCATCAGCAATTGCCACTATTAATGCTGCTAGAGACTGCAAATTGTCTTTATCTAATCAATTAAAAGTTGTTGGATTTGATGGTGCTGAATTAACTTTGCAACATATGCCATTTTTGACTACGATTCGTCAACCGATTGCGCAAATTGCACAAAATGCGGTTTCTGTATTGCTCGCCATGATTAATGGCGAACCATATCACAGTATAACTAACTTACCAATAACTTTGTATCAAGGCCAGAATGAAAATAACCTGTTATAAAAGTTTTATTAAAAGAAAAATGCTATTTTGTCATTAAAGACTCAAAATTAAATTAATCATAATCAAGTTCAGAAAAGTGATTTTGAGAATACTGTGTAATAGTATGAGTTTTTTAGTATTTGGTAATGAGTTAAAAATAATTTAAAAATACTAAATAGAATAATAAATGCTTAAATTTCAAAAAAAATTAAAAAATTAAAAAATTAAATTATTATTAATCAATGCATTAAATCTTTTTTTATAAAAATATCAAAAATATTTCAATTTAAATTGAACTTTTTATGATTTAGTTTGTCTATATTAACAGATTACGTTTTTTCATTTTTTGCCCTCCACTCGAATATTCGAGTGGATTTTTTTTATCTACGATTTTACTTGTAACTCACTTTTCTACATTCGCATCGTTTTATATCGTCATATCATTCATGAAAGTCAATGATATATCAAAACTTATTGAACAATGATCAACAGTAAGTTAAGATTCAATGATTTTTAACTTTCTAATAAAATAGAGTCATTTTTACTGTTATCAAGGCTTTTCTCTTTTGTTTAGTTTCTATGTCTAAATTGGCAAAGAAGTAGCAGGGTAATGAATGACATACAAATAATAAGTAAACAGAGAGAATTTTCATGTTATTTTCATCAAGGACAAAAGGGCACCTGATAGCGCTGATGACAGTGTTTGTTTGGGGAATAACTTATGTTGTAACCAAAGTTTTACTAACAGAATTTAAACCCATTGAAATTCTCTTTTTTCGATTTACCTTAGGTTATGCCACACTTTGGTTATTATCTCCTCGCTTTTTTGCTTGGCAGGGAATTAAACAAGAACTGATGTTCCTTGGTGCTGGTTTTTGTGGAGTAACGTGTTATTTTCTCTGTGAAAATATTGCATTAACATATACCACCGCGTCAAATGTTGGGGTGATTACCACATTAGCACCAGTGTTTACCGCGATATTGGCGATATTTTTCCTCAAAACTGAAAAACCAGCTAAAAGCTTTTATATCGGTTGTCTATTTTCGATGATTGGTATTGTGTTAATTACCTTAAATGGAAAATTTGTTTTATCGGTTAATCCCCTAGGCGATTTACTGGCGGTGTTTGCATGTCTATTTTGGGCATGTTATTCAATTTTAACGAAAAGAAGTAGTAACTATGGATACAATATTATTTTATTGACACGAAGATTCTTTTTTTATGGTCTAATGTTTATGTTGCCAGCACTTTATTTATTTGATTTTGAATGGGATTTTTCAAGGTTTAATCAACCAGTCAACCTATTAAATATCTTATTTTTAGGTGTGGGCGCATCTGCAATCTGTTTTGCTTCTTGGAATTATGCAGTGAAATTAGTTGGTGCAGTTAAAATTAGCATCTATATTTATTTGGTACCAATTTTGACAATTATTAATGCAGTGTTAATTTTAGATGAACCTTTTACATGGATTGCGGCAATTGGTACATTATTTACACTTGGTGGCGTGCTGTTGTCCGAAGGTAAAATTAAACTTAAAAAACATTAATATTCTAGCATGTTTTATTAATGCTTTGATTTAAAAAATATTACCCAAAGCGCTACATTTATTGCATACGTTTATCGATAGCTTGCATAATAATTTGCCCTAAGTGCTCATAATTTTCATCAAAATGATGCCCACCTGGTAATTTAAAAGCCTCACCTTTCATCTCTGACTGTAGGCAGCCAGTATCCTCTTTTTCTTCTTCTCCATAAATACAGAATAATTTCTTTTCTGGGATCTGCGCAACCTCAGGTGCGGTTTTCATTTCATCACCAGATTGCCCAAGCCACCCGCTGACTTCTATTTCAAAATTAGCGTCTTTGGAAAAAGCTATCATGATTAATGCTTGAATACTATTTTGATCTTCTTTAGATAAACGATTGTATAGTGCAGGTAAAATATCACCACCGAACGAATAGCCAGCTAATATAAACTTAGTTGTTCCCCACTTTTCACGATACTGTTGCATTAAATAAGTTAAATCTTTAGCACTACGTTCAACCGAGCGATGTTGCCAAAACAGTTTTAATGCATCGACACCAACCACCGAGTAACCATGTGAGGCCATATATTCAGCTGAAACTTTATCTAAATCTCGCCATCCACCATCACCCGAATAATAAAAAGTTACGCTATTAGGATGTTGTTGTTTGTTTTTCGCGGGTAACTCAATGACGGGTAATGGTTTATGCTCATCAAATAAAATGGATGATAAATGTGAACTTAAAAGCTCGGTTGGTGATGCTTGATATTCACCAATTTCAGTTGTTACTTTAATCAGTTTTTGTTGGCGAGGAAAAATCGCAACTTGTTCATCAGGGGGATTGTTCCAAATAACTCGCCATGTTCCATGTGTAGCTTGATCTGGTAAAGGTGCCTCACAATCTTTATGATTTAAAGTGAACTCTATTGATAATGCTTTAGCGCTATCATCTTGTTGTTTAGAGAGCCAACGGTAAGCAAAAGCTGCACCTTCTTCCAAACCTGCAACTACAAATTTATGCTCATTTAATATTTTGGTTGCTTGATTAAAACGATTTTGTTGTTCATCACAACTTGCCTGAGGTTTTAATTCAAATTGAACCAATTTAGTACCCATCTTTTCAGATAAATCTAATAATTGTTGTTCAGTAAAAAAATCTTTTTGCGTAGCAACAATAATCGCAGCTGCTTCTGCTGAATTTTTGGGGTTAGCTAATATTACTGAAAAATCATTATTTATGGTGATGGTTTTTACAGTTGCACTGCTACTATTTTTTATATAATACCCGCCAATAAACACAAGCAAGATAATCAGTAATATGACAATTAATACCAAAAAATAGCGTATGAAATTTTTCATAAGATCAGATCTTTTTCTTTTTTAAGCCAGTTAATCCACCCGAAATCAGCATAGTGGTATCAATTAAAGCAACAAATGGATCAAGTCCTGAAGGAACAGCCATATAACGCGGTTCCCAATGAGTTGCAAATTTGTCTTTAAAACGACGTAATCCTTGAAAATTATAAAACCGACCACCGCGCCTAAATACTAACGCACCTAGCCTTTGAATTAATGGGGCTCCACGTCTTCTTTGCATGCCTGATAGAGGTACCATACCTAAACTAAAGTATTTAAATCCTTTTTCTTTATAATGCAGTATTAAGCCAATCATTAAAAATTCCATGGTTAGTTTAGGAATATTTTGAGCAAACCTCATTAGATCGATGCTAGCTGAGTAATGTTGATTTGTTTCAAGTAAATTGACAAAAGCAATAATGCGACCTTCAAATTTGATAGTAGCAATAGTGAAATTATCTAAATATGGTTTTGAAAAAGATCCCAATGAAAATTGTTTTTCTTTGGAGTGTTTGTTTTTTAGCCATGCATCAGATATAACTTTTAACTCATCAAGTGGTGCAGAACCTGGCGCATAAAATTCAAGACTAAGTCCGTCGCGTTGGCATCTGTTCCATGTATAACGAAGATCTTTATATCCTTTAGATGAAAGATTAAACTCTTCTAAATCAACTAAAGCCTCTTCGCCTAATTTTATGGTTCGTAAACCAATATCCATATAAAAAGGTAAATTGGTGGCTTTAACTTGATAAAAAACTGGGCGAAGATGATGGGCATCACATAAATCTCGAAAAGCCCATATTAAATCAGCACGTTTAGTATTATCGCCAATCGGATCATACAGTGCTACCATGCTTCTGCCACGTTTAGCATACATGATGAAAGCAGTGTGTGATTCATTGAATAACAGTGATTTATCGCCAGTCATGGCCAGTCCACCTTCTGGCTGAGCTGAATCTAAAATAATTTGATGAGCTTTGATTAACTCTTCGCGTTTTGGACTATTTAAAATTGGCAAAGCAGGATGAAATAGCCAATAGAGCATAATACAAATTAATAAAATAAAACTACCCAAGGTTGCTCTTAATGCACGCGGCACTCGGGTATCTAATTCAAATTGCCACCATAATGAATGGTTGTAAGGTACATCTTGATAAATAAATAATATTAACCATACAAGAACCGCAATTAAGCAAAAACAGACAGCAAAGGATTTAATCGGAAAAGGTAATACATTTAATCGACTTTTGCGATAAAAAGCGTGTCTAAAATAGATTAATAACATTGCAATCGTTAATAAAGTACCAGCTTCTATCCAATGTAACCCCCTTAAAAGTGAGCAGATGCTACCTAAAAACAATAAAATGACCGAAGCACCCCAAGCTGAATAAAGTCTTCGGCGTAGACCCACTGCTAAAAGTAAACATAAAACACCGATTAAACTCGCGACTAGATGAGCAGTATTAATTATTTTATTGGGAATAAATGTACTGACTAAGTAGTGATTAAATCCGGGAAGAACACTTGAAAACATCATTACTACACCCGCAAAAAATACAGCAGCAGCCATAATAATAGCTGCAATACCGGTTTCTGTTTCTTTAACTTCAGGCATAGTAAAAAGATGCTTGCTTTCATTTATTAAAAGTAGAAAACTCGCTATAAAAAGTGGTATTAAAATATAAATAATACGATAAATAATTAACGCAACAGTTAACGACGCAGCTCCAATTTCAGATGAAAATGCAGCCAACATTACTGCTTCAAATACCCCTACACCCCCAGGAATATGACTTAGCACTCCAGCAACTAAAGCCAAAATATAGATCATAATAAAGGTAATAAAATGGGGTTGTACTGGTAATAAAAAGTAAAGAATGGCTCCAGCTAAAACAGTATCAATTAAAGTAATTACAAATTGGTAAAATGCAAGGCGTAAATTAGGTAAACGTATCGACCAGTGAAATAGTTGGAATAATTGAGTGTCTTTATTCGGTTTTGTTTCTAATCGATTGCAATATAAAAAGATTAGCATGACGACATAAAGACAAATTATGCCACTCGAAATTAACCATATCCAGTTTTTTGATAAATGCAATGCCAGCATAGTATTTTTAGTATTGATTAAGGCTGCTAGCGTGGCCAGTAGGGGTAGGGTAAGTCCTAATGATAACGTAACAAATATCGACATTCTGGCTATGTCGATAGTCGTTAATCCTTGTTTGAAATATAATCGGCAGCGAATTGCACCACCAGATAATGCTGATAAACCGATCGCATTGCCAATGGCTGAAGCACAAATACCACCAAGCGTTATAACCGATGGCTTTAATTTTACACCTGCATATCGTGTTGCAGACCATTCGCAGCCAATAAGCATCAAATAACTGCCTATAGCAGATAAACAAGAAAATAAAATAGCTTTAATTGAAAGTGTGTCAGCCGCATTTTTTAAATCGCATAGATTAATATCTTTAAGTAGATGCCAGCATAAAATAAGTGCAACAAAGAAGATGGATAATCCAAACAGTAACGTTATAAATTGACGATAGCGAGTGAAGTATTCTATCAATTGCCAAGGTAGAACTTTACGCGCTAATATTTTCACGTGAGCAACTCCAATACGTGCTTCAATAGGATTTCAGATTGGCGCATTCTACCGTTGCAAACTAATGAAAACAATCGTGAGAAACTAAAGGAAATTTAAAAAAAATATTAATCATTAGAATTTTTTTACAATAATTGTCTATTTATTGAATGTTGAATAGGCTAAAGGAGCAGATTAATGGAATCGAATTAATGATTATTGTTAAACACAAATCAAAGAATAATGAATTATCTAATAACTTAATATTTTCAAGCTTAATTAAATTAATAGCCATCCAATTGTGGTAATCTATTTAATTTAGGTTTAGCAAAATCTTTACCAAAATTTTTAAATTGCTATTTTCACATTAATTAAATGGATAATTATAAATTAAATGAGCACAGACCAATCAATTGAATTAACACAAGAACAATATCAGATTATTGAAAAAATAAGAGTTTATGTTAAGCAAAAGCTTGCTAATGATTTTTCAGGTCATGACATGGCACATATTG
Proteins encoded:
- a CDS encoding MFS transporter; translation: MNTTVTDNNGQMSDHDISFKEKLAYGLGDFATGFSGVTVGTFALYYYTDIVGVSATLLGAVLLFSRVFDAVINVVMGYIVDRTKSKHGKARAWILWSTIPFGLSLIMVFSAPENWSEFALLIFAAITLNIHWIIYTSSNIPYGTLAALMTQNSYQRSRLNTYRMLCYFASMLIIPYITLPLVNFFGGGERGWQFTMIIYAAILIITFFYTFFNTKERIKPINQFNYNAPSIGVSLKTLLANKYWVTMFFTMLVSFSILGLINGVGVYYAKYLLADSQLIGLINMAFALPLVVVLMCSAYILKIMSRLTFIIVGMATIILGSTIMAVAPQDTNVAIIGTILRGAGFAPIMGNAYSMLANTIDYGEWKFGIRNDGLVYSGGSFSAILGSGIASGGIGWVLGMAGYIATDDVANQPESVLTTLQILFIYSPLILSAITIILLRFYTLEKIYPDIIKELAQRTHNVY
- a CDS encoding glycosyl hydrolase family 32 — translated: MQKLHYQPKGFWVGDIMPFGKDGTFYLYDQRDNRNPCPFGEPFGWSLATTTDFVNYQNLGDSIKKGGEQDVDQFIYAGCVFEAEGKGHAFYTGYNRNWEKEGKTSQVLLHAWSDDFKTWHKSSELITLTPQAGYDISDWRDPWVIWNDEKQEYLLILGARLQGPKTEQSGRVVAFTSKDLKNWQFQGDFWVAGKYTMIEMPDLFKIGNWWYLVYTEYSDQSKTRYVMSQSLEGPWITPADDAFDGRAYYAARTAFDGKRRILFGWVPTKEDNDDLKNFQWAGTFVPHEVYQKPDHTLGVKVVDSLWNCFTHPKKLDDFSINSPFARQEQLLIENTGKTFRFSTTVKFSKGTRDFSIRLMKDKQTGESYDFIFSLVDNRLTFDKTPCYPWYRVMNKGLERPIHLEADREYNVQIIADDTLFTLYIDGTALNVRGYDQLGSGLAIAVSDGTLSCKNNTFSNEGCFPEKW
- a CDS encoding LacI family DNA-binding transcriptional regulator, which codes for MKLSRDDVAKLAGVSATTVSRVLNNRGYISATTRQRVQDAMETLGYYPNELARSLSNNKSNLIGLIFPSLTNPFQMELISYLERILSRKGYKILICNSHHNQEEEKNFLTMLRRHQVEGVIVNSMNENLADYLIPDLNIVSIDRKINETIPVISCDNYAGGYLASQYLINQGCKDILYIGSITNDKHVDMDANKRYQAYKDSIKLAGIKPITLDMDFSISYREKYQLIKERLQTQLIDGVLADDSSAIATINAARDCKLSLSNQLKVVGFDGAELTLQHMPFLTTIRQPIAQIAQNAVSVLLAMINGEPYHSITNLPITLYQGQNENNLL
- a CDS encoding DMT family transporter — its product is MTVFVWGITYVVTKVLLTEFKPIEILFFRFTLGYATLWLLSPRFFAWQGIKQELMFLGAGFCGVTCYFLCENIALTYTTASNVGVITTLAPVFTAILAIFFLKTEKPAKSFYIGCLFSMIGIVLITLNGKFVLSVNPLGDLLAVFACLFWACYSILTKRSSNYGYNIILLTRRFFFYGLMFMLPALYLFDFEWDFSRFNQPVNLLNILFLGVGASAICFASWNYAVKLVGAVKISIYIYLVPILTIINAVLILDEPFTWIAAIGTLFTLGGVLLSEGKIKLKKH
- a CDS encoding virulence factor family protein; this encodes MKNFIRYFLVLIVILLIILLVFIGGYYIKNSSSATVKTITINNDFSVILANPKNSAEAAAIIVATQKDFFTEQQLLDLSEKMGTKLVQFELKPQASCDEQQNRFNQATKILNEHKFVVAGLEEGAAFAYRWLSKQQDDSAKALSIEFTLNHKDCEAPLPDQATHGTWRVIWNNPPDEQVAIFPRQQKLIKVTTEIGEYQASPTELLSSHLSSILFDEHKPLPVIELPAKNKQQHPNSVTFYYSGDGGWRDLDKVSAEYMASHGYSVVGVDALKLFWQHRSVERSAKDLTYLMQQYREKWGTTKFILAGYSFGGDILPALYNRLSKEDQNSIQALIMIAFSKDANFEIEVSGWLGQSGDEMKTAPEVAQIPEKKLFCIYGEEEKEDTGCLQSEMKGEAFKLPGGHHFDENYEHLGQIIMQAIDKRMQ
- the mprF gene encoding bifunctional lysylphosphatidylglycerol flippase/synthetase MprF, translating into MKILARKVLPWQLIEYFTRYRQFITLLFGLSIFFVALILCWHLLKDINLCDLKNAADTLSIKAILFSCLSAIGSYLMLIGCEWSATRYAGVKLKPSVITLGGICASAIGNAIGLSALSGGAIRCRLYFKQGLTTIDIARMSIFVTLSLGLTLPLLATLAALINTKNTMLALHLSKNWIWLISSGIICLYVVMLIFLYCNRLETKPNKDTQLFQLFHWSIRLPNLRLAFYQFVITLIDTVLAGAILYFLLPVQPHFITFIMIYILALVAGVLSHIPGGVGVFEAVMLAAFSSEIGAASLTVALIIYRIIYILIPLFIASFLLLINESKHLFTMPEVKETETGIAAIIMAAAVFFAGVVMMFSSVLPGFNHYLVSTFIPNKIINTAHLVASLIGVLCLLLAVGLRRRLYSAWGASVILLFLGSICSLLRGLHWIEAGTLLTIAMLLIYFRHAFYRKSRLNVLPFPIKSFAVCFCLIAVLVWLILFIYQDVPYNHSLWWQFELDTRVPRALRATLGSFILLICIMLYWLFHPALPILNSPKREELIKAHQIILDSAQPEGGLAMTGDKSLLFNESHTAFIMYAKRGRSMVALYDPIGDNTKRADLIWAFRDLCDAHHLRPVFYQVKATNLPFYMDIGLRTIKLGEEALVDLEEFNLSSKGYKDLRYTWNRCQRDGLSLEFYAPGSAPLDELKVISDAWLKNKHSKEKQFSLGSFSKPYLDNFTIATIKFEGRIIAFVNLLETNQHYSASIDLMRFAQNIPKLTMEFLMIGLILHYKEKGFKYFSLGMVPLSGMQRRRGAPLIQRLGALVFRRGGRFYNFQGLRRFKDKFATHWEPRYMAVPSGLDPFVALIDTTMLISGGLTGLKKKKI